Proteins from a genomic interval of Dendropsophus ebraccatus isolate aDenEbr1 chromosome 6, aDenEbr1.pat, whole genome shotgun sequence:
- the WDR53 gene encoding WD repeat-containing protein 53, producing the protein MSIDPGSAAGGIMAAKWDSGHVSPVLSLAVSKERVIASGAENGELTIWSEQGNPIGKLHLKGEEDVTGLTFSPVSFSKFYVAHGETISVLDTRAFGEPVETFSINKDEINCISVNETDSLLAAADDSGTVKVLDLQSKKVCRTLQRHTNICSAVVFRPQRPQSLVSCGLDMQVMLWNVQKARPLWLTNLQHLAQDEEDTDLHQSPGQLFNPPLAHSLSVASCGNVFCCGAEDGKIRSFRITGTRFEEDLCFKAHTQGVSQVSFLGEDPGKTLLLSGGNDGRVCLWSLGKETVQAQKQQKHHHSKKSASKVKLKHMAEASPRVSSSLCIEHGEKVNWILGADLQGSKVVLVADPSNAISMYQLGEL; encoded by the exons ATGAGTATTGATCCTGGTTCAG CTGCAGGCGGAATAATGGCTGCAAAGTGGGACTCTGGTCATGTCAGTCCTGTGTTAAGTCTGGCAGTCAGTAAGGAGAGAGTGATCGCTTCTGGTGCTGAAAATGGGGAACTTACCATCTGGAGTGAGCAAGGAAATCCAATAGGCAAATTACATCTGAAGGGCGAGGAAGATGTGACGGGTCTGACCTTTTCCCCAGTGTCATTCTCTAAGTTCTATGTTGCTCACGGGGAGACTATCTCAGTGCTGGACACCAGAGCCTTTGGGGAACCAGTGGAGACATTCAGCATCAACAAGGACGAGATCAACTGTATTTCTGTTAATGAAACGGACAGTCTCTTAGCGGCTGCTGATGACTCTGGTACTGTGAAAGTCTTAGACCTCCAGAGTAAGAAAGTCTGCAGGACCCTGCAGAGACATACTAATATTTGCTCAGCAGTTGTTTTTAGGCCCCAACGCCCACAAAGCCTTGTGTCATGTGGCCTCGACATGCAG GTAATGCTCTGGAATGTGCAGAAAGCAAGACCACTATGGCTTACAAATCTGCAGCACTTGGCTCAGGATGAAGAAGATACGGATCTCCATCAATCCCCCGGTCAGCTCTTTAATCCACCGCTGGCCCATTCACTTTCAGTGGCCAGCTGTGGAAATGTGTTTTGCTGCGGTGCTGAAGATGGTAAAATTCGTTCATTTCGGATAACAGGAACTCGGTTCGAGGAGGACTTGTGCTTTAAGGCTCACACTCAAGGCGTCTCTCAAGTCAGTTTTTTAGGGGAAGATCCTGGAAAGACTTTGCTGCTCTCTGGAGGCAATGATGGGAGAGTGTGTCTATGGAGTCTCGGGAAAGAGACAGTACAAGCTCAGAAACAGCAAAAACATCACCACTCAAAGAAGTCAGCATCAAAAGTTAAATTGAAACATATGGCAGAGGCATCTCCAAGAGTTTCTTCAAGTCTCTgcattgagcatggagaaaaaGTGAACTGGATTCTAGGAGCTGATCTTCAGGGGTCAAAGGTGGTTTTGGTTGCAGACCCTAGCAATGCCATATCCATGTATCAGCTTGGTGAGCTCTAG